In the genome of Candidatus Eisenbacteria bacterium, the window AGCTAAGGCACGGCCGGCAAGAGGCACGGGCTCGTGCTCAGTCTCGGTCTCGCGCCAACGGGACCTCGGTCAGCAACCCCGAGCTCCGTGCCTCCTCCCGGCGCCTGCACTCTAGCCCGGGCGACAAGACACAAGCGTCAGCTCCGCGGGCGCGTCATCTCGATCGGCACGACCAGGCGATCGAACTCCTCGGCGCTGAGGGCGCCCATCGCCAGGGCCGCTTCGCGAAGCGTCGTGCCCTCGGCGTGCGCCCGCTTGGCGATCGCCGCCGCCTTCTCGTAGCCGACGACGGGCGTGAGCGCCGTCACCAGCATGAGACTCCGCTCGAGGAGCGCCGCGATGCGGGCGCGATCGGGCTCGATGCCGGCGGCGCAGAAGCTCGTGAAGGCGCCGCACGCCTCGGCGAGCAGCGCGATGCTCTCGAGCACGCCGTGACCGATGACGGGCTTGTAGACGTTCAGCTCGAACGTCCCCTGCGAGCCGGCGAACGCCACCATGGCGTCGTTCCCGAAGACGCGCGTCGCAACCATCGTCAGGGCCTCGCACTGGGTCGGGTTGACCTTGCCCGGCATGATGCTGGACCCCGGCTCGTTCTCCGGGATCGTGATCTCTCCGATGCCCGCGCGCGGGCCCGAGGCGAGCCAGCGCACGTCGTTCGCGATCTTCATGAGCGCGCCGGCGAGCGTCCGCAGCGTCGCCGACGCGGCGACGAGCGCATCGTGCGCCGCCAGCGCGGCGAACTTGTTCTCGGCGCTGGCGAACGGGCGACCGGTCGCGGCCGCGAGCTTCGCCGCGACGCGCTCGCCGAAGCGTGGATGGGCGTTGAGCCCCGTGCCCACGGCCGTGCCGCCGATCGCGAGGGCGTGGAGCCCCGCCTCCGCATGGCGGATGCCGGCGAGCGCCTGGTCGACCTGCGCCGTCCAGCCCGAGATCTCCTGGCCGAGCGTGATCGGCGTCGCATCCTGGAGATGCGTGCGGCCGACCTTCACCACGTCCGCGAACGCGGCCGCCTTCGCCGCGAGCGTGCCGCGCAGACGCC includes:
- the fumC gene encoding class II fumarate hydratase — protein: MAEYRVETDTMGPVRVEASRYWGAQTQRALEHFPIGQDRFVWGRATIRALGLVKRSAAEANTELGELAPEIAGLIVRAADEVIAGTLDAHFPLGVFQTGSGTQTNMNANEVIANRAIELAGGVVGSKTPVHPNDHVNRGHSSNDAIPTALHVAVVEELHARLYPALGRLRGTLAAKAAAFADVVKVGRTHLQDATPITLGQEISGWTAQVDQALAGIRHAEAGLHALAIGGTAVGTGLNAHPRFGERVAAKLAAATGRPFASAENKFAALAAHDALVAASATLRTLAGALMKIANDVRWLASGPRAGIGEITIPENEPGSSIMPGKVNPTQCEALTMVATRVFGNDAMVAFAGSQGTFELNVYKPVIGHGVLESIALLAEACGAFTSFCAAGIEPDRARIAALLERSLMLVTALTPVVGYEKAAAIAKRAHAEGTTLREAALAMGALSAEEFDRLVVPIEMTRPRS